The following proteins are co-located in the Camelina sativa cultivar DH55 chromosome 12, Cs, whole genome shotgun sequence genome:
- the LOC104732406 gene encoding gamma-interferon-inducible-lysosomal thiol reductase, which translates to MVSPSLTKLVFVACFVLFTFSDKLVAEESDKVQLYLYYESLCPGCQMFIVNDLVKFFDSDLDTITDVKLVPFGNAKVSDNMTVTCQHGEEECKLNAFEACAIKILTNPKSQYTFIRCVENDTEHFQQECFQGFGDEKDVNDCYNSDISKKLILENAKQTMSLKPKHVFVPWVTLNGKPLYNKLDDLVSQVCNTYKGKAPLPKQCNPSALSEKKTTSKLQFSYANGAIKY; encoded by the exons atggTTTCTCCTTCTTTAACCAAGCTTGTCTTCGTAGCTTGCTTTGTTCTGTTCACATTCTCAGACAAACTCGTGGCTGAAGAATCCGACAAAGTTCAGCTCTATCTTTACTACGAATCACTTTGCCCCGGTTGTCAGATGTTCATCGTCAATGACCTAGTCAAATTCTTTGACTCCGATCTTGACACGATCACCGATGTGAAGCTCGTTCCATTCGGTAATGCTAAAGTCTCCGATAACATGACCGTTACTTGCCAG CATGGTGAAGAGGAATGCAAACTTAACGCCTTTGAAGCTTGTGCTATAAAGATTTTGACTAACCCG AAATCCCAGTACACGTTCATAAGGTGCGTTGAAAACGATACGGAACACTTTCAACAAGAATGTTTCCAAGGCTTTGGAGATGAGAAAGACGTCAATGATTGTTACAACAGTGATATCTCAAAAAAG CTCATACTTGAGAACGCAAAACAGACCATGAGTTTGAAGCCGAAACATGTATTCGTACCATGGGTCACACTCAACGGCAAACCACTCTATAAC AAGCTAGATGATTTGGTGTCCCAGGTCTGCAACACGTACAAAGGAAAGGCTCCACTCCCCAAACAATGCAATCCCTCTGCTTTGTCTGAGAAGAAGACTACGTCAAAGCTTCAGTTCTCCTATGCCAATGGTGCTATCAAGTACTAG
- the LOC104732408 gene encoding lamin-like protein: MARSTVVIAAVVLAFLVAVPVPEVTAKKYLVGDKKFWNPNVNYAAWVQGKHFYLGDWLYFVFYRDQHNILEVSKTDYERCISNHPLRNYTRGAGRDIVPLNETRAYYLLDGRGGCFHGMKLSVTVETPPPPPPLM, translated from the exons ATGGCGAGATCTACGGTGGTGATTGCGGCGGTTGTACTGGCTTTTCTAGTGGCGGTTCCGGTACCGGAAGTGACGGCGAAGAAATATTTAGTCGGCGACAAAAAGTTCTGGAACCCCAACGTTAACTATGCCGCATGGGTTCAGGGCAAACATTTCTACCTCGGAGACTGGCTCT ATTTCGTGTTCTACAGAGACCAACACAACATTCTTGAGGTAAGCAAGACTGACTATGAAAGATGTATCTCGAACCACCCACTACGCAACTATACACGTGGAGCTGGGAGAGACATTGTGCCTCTCAATGAGACCAGAGCTTACTATCTACTTGATGGAAGAGGTGGCTGCTTTCACGGCATGAAGCTTTCTGTAACTGTTGAgacgcctcctcctcctccaccactaatgtaa